The following are encoded together in the Thunnus maccoyii chromosome 18, fThuMac1.1, whole genome shotgun sequence genome:
- the rps11 gene encoding 40S ribosomal protein S11, with product MADAQTERAYQKQPTIFQNKKRVLVADGGKETKEKLPRYHKSVGLGFKTPREAIDGTYIDKKCPFTGNVSIRGRILSGVVTKMKMQRTIVIRRDYLHYIRKYNRFEKRHKNLSVHLSPCFRDVTVGDIVTVGECRPLSKTVRFNVLKVTKAAGAKKQFQKF from the exons ATGGCGGATGCACAA ACCGAGAGGGCTTATCAGAAACAGCCCACCATCTTCCAGAACAAGAAGCGTGTTCTGGTCGCTGATGGTGGCAAGGAGACTAAGGAAAAGCTCCCCCGCTACCACAAAAGTGTCGGGCTTGGCTTCAAAACCCCAAGAGAG gctATTGATGGCACTTACATTGACAAGAAATGCCCCTTCACTGGAAATGTCTCCATCCGTGGCCGTATCCTCTCTG GTGTGGTGACCAAAATGAAGATGCAGAGGACCATCGTTATCAGACGTGACTACCTGCATTACATCCGCAAGTACAACCGCTTTGAGAAGAGGCACAAGAAcctctctgtccatctgtcaCCTTGCTTCAG AGACGTCACAGTTGGAGACATTGTGACCGTCGGAGAGTGCCGACCACTCAGCAAGACTGTGAGGTTCAACGTCCTCAAAGTGACAAAGGCTGCTGGAGCCAAGAAGCAGTTCCAGAAGTTTTAA
- the LOC121884400 gene encoding apoptosis regulator BAX-like isoform X2, with product MASHPGGGDQGNSKEQILEVGAVLLKDFIYERVQRHGDDNTKVTRAQLGGGELCDPNHKKLAQCLQQIGDELDGNVELQRMINDTSLSPTKEMFMRVAVEIFSDGKFNWGRVVALFYFACRLVIKALVTNVPDIIRTIITWTMDYLREHVINWIRDQGGWEGIRSHFGTPTWQTVGVFLAGVLTTVLVIRKM from the exons ATGGCATCGCACCCGGGAGGAGGTGATCAAG GAAACAGCAAAGAGCAGATACTGGAAGTAGGAGCTGTTTTGTTAAAGGA CTTCATCTACGAGCGTGTCCAGCGGCATGGAGACGACAATACTAAAGTGACAAGGGCACAGCTGGGTGGAGGAGAGCTGTGTGACCCAAACCACAAGAAGCTTGCCCAGTGCCTGCAGCAGATTGGAGATGAGTTGGATGGAAATGTAGAGCTCCAAAG GATGATAAACGACACTTCACTCAGTCCCACGAAAGAGATGTTTATGAGAGTCGCCGTCGAGATCTTCTCGGATGGAAAATTCAACTGGGGCAGGGTGGTTGCGCTGTTCTACTTTGCCTGTCGACTCGTCATCAAA GCTCTTGTGACTAATGTCCCTGATATCATCAGAACAATAATCACTTGGACCATGGACTACCTCCGGGAACATGTGATCAACTGGATCAGGGATCAAGGTGGCTGG GAGGGCATTCGCTCCCACTTCGGCACTCCCACATGGCAAACGGTGGGGGTTTTCCTTGCGGGTGTCCTCACCACTGTTCTAGTCATTCGCAAGATGTGA
- the LOC121884400 gene encoding apoptosis regulator BAX-like isoform X1 translates to MASHPGGGDQGSNGNSKEQILEVGAVLLKDFIYERVQRHGDDNTKVTRAQLGGGELCDPNHKKLAQCLQQIGDELDGNVELQRMINDTSLSPTKEMFMRVAVEIFSDGKFNWGRVVALFYFACRLVIKALVTNVPDIIRTIITWTMDYLREHVINWIRDQGGWEGIRSHFGTPTWQTVGVFLAGVLTTVLVIRKM, encoded by the exons ATGGCATCGCACCCGGGAGGAGGTGATCAAGGTAGCAACG GAAACAGCAAAGAGCAGATACTGGAAGTAGGAGCTGTTTTGTTAAAGGA CTTCATCTACGAGCGTGTCCAGCGGCATGGAGACGACAATACTAAAGTGACAAGGGCACAGCTGGGTGGAGGAGAGCTGTGTGACCCAAACCACAAGAAGCTTGCCCAGTGCCTGCAGCAGATTGGAGATGAGTTGGATGGAAATGTAGAGCTCCAAAG GATGATAAACGACACTTCACTCAGTCCCACGAAAGAGATGTTTATGAGAGTCGCCGTCGAGATCTTCTCGGATGGAAAATTCAACTGGGGCAGGGTGGTTGCGCTGTTCTACTTTGCCTGTCGACTCGTCATCAAA GCTCTTGTGACTAATGTCCCTGATATCATCAGAACAATAATCACTTGGACCATGGACTACCTCCGGGAACATGTGATCAACTGGATCAGGGATCAAGGTGGCTGG GAGGGCATTCGCTCCCACTTCGGCACTCCCACATGGCAAACGGTGGGGGTTTTCCTTGCGGGTGTCCTCACCACTGTTCTAGTCATTCGCAAGATGTGA
- the map3k14a gene encoding mitogen-activated protein kinase kinase kinase 14: MAVRQRIFNSTAPFSGSPQAELKGSYPACSATDQETEEEEEEGKDSKMEYLHQLNHHLNKVMTHGTAEQVGETPLKTSTIIAQECVPQESQAFSPSCSERSFVPSPHCFNVSRHSEHNNVACPTSASIQELSRSSTQLTPRRRTRKRQKRKGKKKLEKKEKQRHRHRVPSGVPEQESGSSLVRILEESSLGGISNLSSSCCSSIERSEEQDRGPPLYNRQIYNTGSSCSPLAWGEPVCNLLSSVHSYGQDSESLSSVGDYSLALAGLRGSVSQGDPCYAGPLFKDVERDAREEEDDFSADDSVSNEGIIFYNEKIQPVDSEYKEGKEYNLTQFIKEGSYGEVHIAEDVNTGFRFAVKKIALKRFNSEEVGAWSALRSPRVLELFGVVREGPIVILLMDHKSGSLGQLIAERGRLPEDLSLHYHSQVLTALEYLVKKKVAHLDIKADNVLLSEDGRDTFLCDFGHAERLDNQGQSLSVSKDLKGTETHMAPEIVKGDPRGAKADVWSSCCMLLHMLNGCQPWTRYYTCILYLKIANEPPPLREIPPDCSLLTAEVIKAGLQKDPIKRASAFDLKEKTDRALKEVGGLTSPVKGPYTEPLYTSNKPPDSLRLINSSVSYEDEEHQESVEKVITAWSVKESDDDNEEEEADSDKLERGKPLCLQRLVPEPNHKITTVSELDLDWSKLERDFYLTSLSQLHSAEKQEQLLSCLSSDPFSNREPWDKKDSGRWSLSPGDDFSSGVYSYNSQPDGQDFSMDLLVHPQLPQPCCFEGVDVCIRDFNRRSIRIRETRRVKVGHIATGISDQISERVFTLETQQGQHVTHDEEVQESGLELCCVPAPDFSPAWRWRIRDGVLETR; this comes from the exons ATGGCGGTGAGGCAGAGGATTTTCAACTCTACAGCACCGTTCTCCGGGTCACCCCAGGCTGAGCTGAAGGGGTCATACCCAGCCTGCTCAGCCACGGACCAGGAGacggaggaagaggaagaggaagggaagGACAGCAAAATGGAGTACCTGCACCAGTTAAACCATCATTTGAATAAAGTGATGACACATGGAACTGCAGAGCAAGTTGGAGAAACACCATTGAAGACCTCAACCATCATTGCCCAAGAAT GTGTACCCCAGGAATCTCAAGCGTTTAGTCCATCCTGCTCTGAACGTTCCTTTGTTCCCTCTCCCCATTGTTTCAACGTAAG TCGTCACTCAGAACACAACAACGTGGCGTGCCCGACCTCAGCGTCCATCCAGGAGCTGAGCCGCTCCTCGACGCAGCTCACCCCAAGAAGGAGGACCCGCAAAAGACAGAAGCGCAAGGGGAAGAAAAAAttggagaagaaggagaagcagCGACACAGACATCGTGTGCCTTCTGGAGTCCCTGAACAGGAGAGCGGAAGTTCTCTGGTCCGGATCCTG GAAGAGTCATCTCTCGGAGGGATAAGCAACCTCAGTTCTTCTTGCTGTAGCAGCATCGAAAGATCAGAAGAACAGGACAGAGGGCCTCCTCTTTACAACCGACAGATCTACAACACAGGGTCCAGCTGCTCTCCTCTGGCCTGGGGAGAACCGGTCTGTAACCTCCTCTCCAGCGTCCATTCCTATGGGCAGGACAGCGAGTCCCTCAGCAGTGTGGGAGACTATTCGCTGGCTTTAGCTGGCCTCAGGGGCAGCGTCAGTCAGGGGGACCCGTGCTACGCAGGGCCTCTTTTCAAAGATGTGGAGAGGGATGCaagggaggaggaagatgatttCTCAGCTGATGACTCAGTCAGCAACGAGGGAATAATCTTTTACAATGAG AAAATCCAGCCTGTGGACTCCGAATACAAGGAAGGAAAGGAGTATAATCTCACACAGTTCATTAAGGAAGGCTCCTATGGCGAAGTACACATTGCTGAAGATGTCAACACAGGCTTCAGATTCGCTGTCAAGAAg ATCGCCCTGAAGAGGTTCAACAGTGAGGAGGTGGGTGCGTGGAGTGCCCTCAGATCTCCCCGTGTGTTGGAACTCTTTGGAGTGGTCAGAGAGGGGCCTATTGTTATCCTTTTGATGGACCACAAATCTG GCTCTCTGGGCCAGCTGATAGCAGAGCGGGGACGACTGCCAGAGGACCTAAGTCTCCACTACCACTCACAAGTTTTAACAGCGCTGGAGTACTTGGTGAAGAAAAAAGTGGCGCATCTTGATATAAAAG CTGACAACGTGTTGCTGTCGGAGGACGGTAGAGACACCTTCCTGTGTGACTTTGGACATGCAGAAAGACTTGACAATCAGGGACAGAGCCTCAGtgtgtccaaag ATCTGAAAGGCACAGAGACCCACATGGCCCCCGAAATTGTGAAAGGGGATCCCCGTGGAGCCAAAGCAGATGTGTGGAGCAGCTGCTGTATGTTACTGCACATGCTCAATGGGTGTCAACCGTGGACGCGATACTACACCTGTATTCTTTACCTGAAG ATCGCTAACGAGCCTCCACCTCTGCGAGAGATCCCACCTGACTGTAGCCTTCTTACGGCTGAAGTTATCAAGGCAGGCCTCCAGAAGGATCCAATCAAGAGAGCATCAGCTTTCGACCTCAAAGAAAAAACCGACAGAGCTCTGAAAGAAG TTGGAGGACTCACCAGCCCAGTGAAGGGACCCTACACAGAGCCCCTGTATACTTCCAACAAACCTCCTGACTCCCTGCGACTCATCAACAGCAGTGTTTCCTATGAGGATGAAGAACATCAAGAGTCTGTTGAGAAAGTGATAACAGCCTGGAGTGTGAAGGAATCGGATGACGacaatgaggaggaggaggctgattCAGATAAGTTAGAGCGAGGGAAACCTCTCTGTCTACAAAGACTTGTCCCTGAGCCAAACCACAAGATCACCACTGTGTCTGAACTTGACCTGGATTGGAGTAAACTGGAGCGAG attTCTACCTGACCAGCCTGTCCCAGCTTCATTCTGCTGAGAAGCAGGAGCAACTCCTGTCTTGTCTCAGCAGTGACCCTTTCTCCAATCGGGAACCATGGGACAAAAAG GACTCTGGTCGCTGGTCTCTGAGCCCAGGAGATGACTTCAGCTCTGGTGTCTACTCCTACAACAGTCAGCCAGATGGGCAGGATTTCAGTATGGATTTGCTGGTTCACCCACAACTACCACAACCCTGCTGTTTTGaag GGGTGGATGTCTGCATCCGAGACTTCAACAGGAGAAGCATCCGGATCAGAGAGACTCGCCGGGTGAAGGTGGGCCACATCGCCACTGGAATCAGCGATCAG aTCTCTGAGAGGGTTTTCACTTTGGAGACACAGCAGGGCCAGCACGTCACTCACGAcgaggaggtgcaggagtcaggTCTGGAGCTCTGCTGTGTTCCTGCTCCAGACTTCAGCCCTGCCTGGAGATGGAGGATCAGAGACGGAGTGCTTGAAACAAGATAG